The Streptomyces europaeiscabiei genome window below encodes:
- a CDS encoding cold-shock protein, whose product MAQGTVKWFNAEKGYGFIAVDGGADVFVHYSAIQMDGYRTLEEGQRVEFEISQGQKGPQADMVRLAAG is encoded by the coding sequence ATGGCTCAGGGCACCGTCAAGTGGTTCAACGCGGAGAAGGGGTACGGCTTCATCGCGGTCGACGGTGGTGCGGATGTATTCGTCCACTACAGCGCGATTCAGATGGACGGTTACCGCACCCTGGAAGAGGGCCAGCGGGTCGAGTTCGAGATCTCGCAGGGTCAGAAGGGGCCGCAGGCGGACATGGTCCGGCTCGCGGCCGGCTGA
- a CDS encoding MoaD/ThiS family protein, giving the protein MSVNVRIPTILRTYTGGKAEVSAEGATLAEVIADLEKNHNGIAARVLDDQGKLRRFVNVYVNDDDVRFEQGLETATPDGAGVSIIPAVAGG; this is encoded by the coding sequence ATGAGCGTCAACGTTCGCATCCCCACCATCCTTCGTACCTACACCGGCGGCAAGGCCGAGGTGAGTGCCGAAGGCGCGACTCTCGCCGAGGTGATCGCCGACCTCGAGAAGAACCACAACGGGATCGCCGCCCGGGTTCTGGATGACCAGGGCAAGTTGCGGCGGTTCGTGAATGTGTACGTGAATGACGACGATGTCCGGTTCGAGCAGGGGCTGGAGACGGCCACGCCGGACGGTGCGGGCGTGTCGATCATTCCCGCCGTCGCCGGCGGCTGA
- the thrC gene encoding threonine synthase: MAAQTVASTTDSTSTVDLGPAAALSCRECGHRVSLGPVFACEECFGPLEIAYDYSAYETEELRKRIESGPANIWRYAPLLPVPADVATKPNINPGWTQLVKADNLAAALGVDTGKLFIKDDSGNPTHSFKDRVVAQALEAARAFGFTTLSCSSTGNLAGAVGAAAARAGLRSCVFIPHDLEQGKVVMAAIYGGELVGIEGNYDDVNRFCSELIGDPAGEGWGFVNVNLRPYYAEGSKTLAYEICEQLGWRLPDQLVVPIASGSQLTKIDKGLQELIRLGLVEDKPYKIFGAQAEGCSPVSVAFKAGHDVVRPQKPNTIAKSLAIGNPADGPYVLDIARRTGGAVEDVTDEQVVEAIKLLARTEGIFAETAGGVTVGVAKKLIEDGLLDPTLTTVVLNTGDGLKTLDAVAGTGLTATIRPNLDSFREAGLA; the protein is encoded by the coding sequence ATGGCTGCGCAGACTGTTGCAAGCACCACCGACTCCACCTCCACAGTAGACCTCGGCCCCGCCGCCGCCCTGAGCTGTCGCGAATGCGGTCACCGCGTATCCCTCGGGCCGGTCTTCGCGTGCGAGGAGTGTTTCGGGCCGCTGGAGATCGCGTACGACTACTCCGCCTACGAAACCGAAGAGCTGCGCAAGCGGATCGAGTCCGGCCCCGCGAACATCTGGCGGTACGCGCCCCTGCTGCCCGTCCCGGCCGACGTGGCCACCAAGCCGAACATCAACCCCGGCTGGACCCAGCTCGTCAAGGCGGACAACCTCGCGGCCGCGCTCGGCGTCGACACCGGCAAGCTCTTCATCAAGGACGACTCCGGCAACCCGACGCACTCCTTCAAGGACCGCGTCGTCGCCCAGGCACTGGAGGCGGCCCGCGCCTTCGGCTTCACCACCCTCTCCTGCTCCTCCACGGGCAACCTGGCCGGTGCCGTCGGCGCCGCCGCCGCCCGCGCCGGCCTGCGGTCCTGCGTGTTCATCCCGCACGACCTGGAGCAGGGCAAGGTCGTCATGGCCGCCATCTACGGTGGCGAGCTCGTCGGCATCGAGGGCAACTACGACGACGTGAACCGTTTCTGCTCCGAGCTGATCGGCGACCCGGCCGGCGAGGGCTGGGGCTTCGTCAACGTCAACCTGCGGCCGTACTACGCGGAGGGCTCCAAGACCCTGGCGTACGAGATCTGCGAGCAGCTCGGCTGGCGGCTTCCCGACCAGCTGGTCGTGCCGATCGCCTCCGGGTCGCAGCTCACGAAGATCGACAAGGGGCTCCAGGAGCTGATCAGGCTCGGGCTCGTCGAGGACAAGCCGTACAAGATCTTCGGTGCGCAGGCGGAGGGGTGCTCGCCGGTGTCGGTGGCCTTCAAGGCCGGGCACGACGTGGTGCGGCCCCAGAAGCCGAACACCATCGCGAAGTCGCTGGCGATCGGCAACCCGGCGGACGGGCCGTATGTGCTCGACATCGCGCGGCGCACCGGTGGGGCCGTGGAGGACGTGACGGACGAGCAGGTCGTCGAGGCGATCAAGCTGCTGGCGCGGACGGAAGGGATCTTCGCGGAGACCGCCGGTGGGGTGACCGTCGGGGTGGCGAAGAAGCTGATCGAGGACGGGCTTCTCGACCCGACGCTGACCACGGTCGTTCTCAACACCGGTGACGGTCTGAAGACGCTGGACGCGGTGGCCGGGACCGGCCTCACCGCGACCATTCGGCCCAACCTTGATTCGTTCCGTGAGGCCGGTCTCGCGTAA
- a CDS encoding glucosyl-3-phosphoglycerate synthase has translation MLKEVERWLSTRSWSMTDRPLHRIMAAKRASGQSVSVVLPALNEEETVGDIVAIIRHDLMRQVPLVDEIVVVDSGSTDRTSEVAAAAGARVVHRDDILPRIPAVPGKGEVLWRSLLVTTGDIVCFIDADLKEFSSDFVSGIVGPLLTDPGVDLVKAMYDRPLGSAAGQGGRVTELMARPLLNMHWPQLAGFVQPLGGEYAARRSLLEQLPFPVGYGVELGMLVDALHLVGLDALSQVDVGVRKHRHQDGQALGRMSAAIYRTAQLRLARGHLIRPVLTQFERGRNGFEPRTHSVDLEERPPMVEIAEYVERKAA, from the coding sequence GTGCTGAAGGAAGTCGAGCGTTGGCTGAGCACCCGCTCCTGGTCCATGACCGACCGCCCGCTCCACAGGATCATGGCCGCGAAACGAGCGAGCGGCCAGTCGGTCAGCGTCGTCCTGCCCGCGCTGAACGAGGAGGAGACGGTCGGCGACATCGTCGCGATCATCCGTCATGACCTCATGCGGCAGGTCCCGCTCGTCGACGAGATCGTGGTCGTCGACTCCGGCTCGACCGACCGGACGTCCGAGGTCGCGGCGGCAGCCGGGGCGAGAGTCGTCCACCGCGACGACATCCTGCCCCGCATCCCGGCCGTGCCCGGCAAGGGCGAGGTCCTGTGGCGCTCCCTGCTCGTCACGACGGGCGACATCGTCTGCTTCATCGACGCGGACCTCAAGGAGTTCTCGTCCGACTTCGTCTCCGGGATCGTCGGCCCCCTGCTCACCGACCCCGGTGTCGACCTCGTCAAGGCGATGTACGACCGCCCCCTGGGTTCCGCCGCCGGCCAGGGCGGCCGTGTGACGGAACTCATGGCCCGCCCCCTCCTCAACATGCACTGGCCCCAGCTGGCCGGCTTCGTCCAGCCGCTCGGCGGCGAGTACGCGGCCCGCCGCTCCCTGCTGGAACAGCTCCCGTTCCCCGTCGGCTACGGCGTGGAGCTGGGCATGCTGGTCGACGCACTGCATCTGGTCGGCCTCGACGCCCTGTCCCAGGTCGACGTGGGCGTCCGCAAACACCGTCACCAGGACGGTCAGGCGCTGGGCCGCATGTCCGCGGCGATCTACCGGACCGCGCAGCTCCGGCTGGCCCGGGGCCACCTGATCCGGCCCGTCCTGACGCAGTTCGAACGGGGGCGGAACGGGTTCGAGCCGCGGACGCATTCGGTGGATCTGGAGGAGAGGCCGCCGATGGTGGAGATCGCGGAGTACGTGGAGCGGAAGGCGGCGTGA
- a CDS encoding alpha,alpha-trehalose-phosphate synthase (UDP-forming), producing MASTHRAAQVLVASNRGPVTYTLDEKTDTLSAKRGGGGLVSGLSAIDPDSGAVWVCSALGDGDREAVRRGVAEPGVRMLDIPADVHHDAYNGVANSTLWFVHHMLYQTPLEPSFDAEFRRQWAAYETYNRAFAEALAQEAADGASVLVQDYHLVLVPRMLRELRPDLRIGHFSHTPWAPVDYFRLLPDDIAAQVLDGILGADRAAFLTQRWADAFTECCRAVLGPGSPSGTRIGVHGLGADADFLRARAHQADVDDRMALLREQIGTAPDGTPRRTIVRVDRTELSKNIVRGLHAYRQLLDDQPTWRERVVHVAFAYPSRQDLAVYRDYMAEVQRVADDINERYGTPGWTPVILHLKDDFARSLAAYRLADVALVNPIRDGMNLVAKEMPIISDEGCVLVLSREAGAFEELGDDSIVVNPYDVVGTARALHEALCLPAAERAERTKRLAAAATALPPTQWFLDQLRALEE from the coding sequence ATGGCATCAACGCACCGCGCGGCTCAGGTACTGGTCGCGTCCAATCGGGGACCCGTCACCTACACGCTGGACGAGAAGACCGACACGCTCAGCGCGAAGCGCGGCGGCGGCGGCCTCGTGTCGGGCCTCTCCGCGATCGACCCTGACTCCGGCGCCGTCTGGGTGTGCTCCGCGCTGGGCGACGGCGACCGCGAGGCCGTACGCCGCGGCGTCGCCGAGCCCGGCGTGCGCATGCTGGACATCCCCGCCGACGTGCACCACGACGCCTACAACGGCGTGGCCAACTCCACGCTGTGGTTCGTGCACCACATGCTCTACCAGACCCCGCTGGAGCCGTCCTTCGACGCGGAGTTCCGGCGCCAGTGGGCGGCGTACGAGACGTACAACCGCGCCTTCGCCGAGGCCCTCGCCCAGGAGGCGGCGGACGGCGCGTCCGTGCTGGTCCAGGACTACCACCTGGTCCTGGTCCCCCGGATGCTGCGCGAACTCCGCCCCGACCTGCGGATCGGCCACTTCTCGCACACCCCGTGGGCGCCCGTCGACTACTTCCGGCTGCTCCCCGACGACATCGCCGCGCAGGTGCTCGACGGGATCCTCGGCGCCGACCGGGCCGCGTTCCTCACCCAGCGGTGGGCGGACGCGTTCACCGAGTGCTGCCGGGCGGTCCTGGGCCCCGGCAGCCCGTCCGGCACCCGGATCGGCGTGCACGGTCTGGGCGCCGACGCGGACTTCCTGCGGGCCCGCGCCCACCAGGCGGACGTCGACGACCGCATGGCCCTGCTGCGGGAACAGATCGGTACGGCCCCGGACGGCACCCCGCGCCGCACGATCGTCCGTGTCGACCGCACGGAACTCTCCAAGAACATCGTGCGCGGCCTGCACGCCTACCGGCAGCTCCTCGACGACCAGCCGACCTGGCGCGAGCGCGTCGTACACGTCGCCTTCGCGTACCCGTCGCGGCAGGACCTCGCGGTGTACCGGGACTACATGGCCGAGGTCCAGCGGGTCGCGGACGACATCAACGAGCGGTACGGGACGCCGGGCTGGACGCCGGTCATCCTCCACCTGAAGGACGACTTCGCGCGGTCCCTGGCGGCGTACCGGCTCGCGGACGTGGCCCTGGTGAACCCCATCCGGGACGGCATGAACCTCGTCGCCAAGGAGATGCCGATCATCTCCGACGAGGGGTGCGTGCTCGTGCTGTCACGGGAGGCGGGGGCGTTCGAGGAACTGGGGGACGACTCGATCGTGGTGAACCCGTACGACGTGGTGGGTACGGCAAGGGCATTGCACGAAGCGCTGTGCCTGCCGGCGGCTGAGCGGGCGGAGCGCACGAAGCGGCTCGCGGCGGCGGCCACTGCGTTGCCGCCGACTCAGTGGTTCCTGGATCAGTTGAGGGCGTTGGAAGAGTGA
- the otsB gene encoding trehalose-phosphatase, which translates to MGSHKDAENPKATLPTPVTPAGRDALDAILDRPGRTVIALDFDGTLAPIVPDPEQARAHPDAVAALAALAPKVASVAVVTGRPAGVAVRHGGFAGVPGLEHLVVLGHYGAERWDAVTGTVTAPAPHPGVAAVRAELPGLLDSVGAWQGTWTEEKGRAIAVHTRRATDPQAAFEALRAPLTDLATRHGLIVEPGRMVLELRPPGMDKGVALREYLAETAAESVLYAGDDLGDLPAFAAVEKLRTEGTPGLLVCSGSTEVTELSERADLVVDGPAGVVHLLSAIAEHV; encoded by the coding sequence ATGGGCAGCCACAAGGACGCAGAGAACCCCAAGGCCACCTTGCCGACACCCGTGACCCCGGCCGGGCGGGACGCGCTGGACGCGATCCTCGACCGCCCCGGCCGTACGGTGATCGCGCTGGACTTCGACGGCACGCTCGCCCCGATCGTCCCCGACCCCGAACAGGCCCGCGCCCACCCCGACGCGGTCGCCGCGCTCGCCGCGCTCGCCCCCAAGGTGGCCTCCGTAGCCGTGGTGACCGGCCGCCCCGCGGGCGTCGCCGTCCGCCACGGTGGCTTCGCCGGTGTCCCCGGCCTGGAACACCTCGTCGTCCTCGGCCACTACGGCGCCGAACGCTGGGACGCCGTCACCGGCACGGTCACCGCCCCCGCCCCGCACCCCGGAGTCGCGGCGGTCCGCGCCGAACTGCCCGGTCTCCTGGACAGCGTCGGCGCGTGGCAGGGCACCTGGACCGAGGAGAAGGGCCGGGCGATCGCCGTCCACACCCGCCGTGCCACCGACCCGCAGGCCGCCTTCGAAGCGCTGCGCGCCCCGCTCACCGACCTCGCCACCCGCCACGGCCTCATCGTCGAACCCGGCCGCATGGTCCTCGAACTCCGCCCCCCGGGCATGGACAAGGGCGTCGCCCTCCGCGAGTACCTGGCGGAAACCGCTGCCGAATCAGTCCTCTACGCCGGCGACGACCTCGGCGACCTCCCCGCCTTCGCCGCCGTCGAAAAACTCCGCACCGAGGGCACCCCGGGGCTGCTGGTCTGCAGCGGCAGCACAGAGGTCACGGAGCTGTCGGAGCGGGCGGACCTGGTGGTGGACGGCCCGGCGGGGGTCGTACACCTGCTGTCGGCGATCGCCGAGCACGTATAA
- a CDS encoding DUF3263 domain-containing protein, translating into MEELDVREQAILAVERQGWAGPGAKERAIRERLGLAPVRYYQLLNALLDDPRALAHDPVTVNRLRRVREGRRSER; encoded by the coding sequence ATGGAAGAGCTGGACGTCCGCGAGCAGGCGATCCTCGCCGTGGAGCGGCAGGGCTGGGCGGGGCCCGGGGCCAAGGAGCGGGCCATCCGGGAGCGGCTCGGCCTCGCCCCCGTGCGCTACTACCAGCTGCTCAACGCCCTGCTCGACGACCCACGCGCCCTCGCCCACGACCCGGTCACGGTCAACCGGCTGCGAAGAGTCCGGGAGGGGCGCCGGTCCGAGCGATGA
- a CDS encoding extracellular solute-binding protein, with protein sequence MATLAGCGVSEADGSGVTLKLVAADYGDSKANSSQLYWDAVVKAYEKKNPGVTVDVSVYSWNDVDRKVKEMVAADEAPDLAQAGTYADYASAGRLYKVDELLSIPVQAGFLPQLAGSGQVGRIAYGMPFAASTRVLFYNKKLFAEAGIDSAPRSWSELAADAEALDQAGTKTPYALPLGSEEAQAETMQWLLSGGGGYTDDAGTYRLDSDDNVRTFTWLKDNLVGKGLTGPTAPADLNRADAFAAFARGEVGMLNGHPSLMRMAADQGIEYGTAAMPGRDEQEHATMGVTDWMMAFKQNGHGDEIGDFLDFVYSDENVLDFSREYDLLPVTASASEEMGADKDDADLGPFLEELPNAELYPVGKTSWADVSAAVKEQIGRAVRPGVKPGVVLQQLQQTATVADRAG encoded by the coding sequence ATGGCGACGCTTGCGGGCTGCGGTGTCTCGGAGGCCGACGGCTCCGGCGTCACCCTGAAGCTGGTCGCCGCCGACTACGGCGACTCCAAGGCGAACAGCTCCCAGTTGTACTGGGACGCGGTCGTGAAGGCGTACGAGAAGAAGAACCCGGGTGTCACGGTCGACGTCAGCGTCTACTCCTGGAACGACGTCGACCGCAAGGTCAAGGAAATGGTCGCCGCCGACGAGGCCCCCGACCTGGCGCAGGCGGGTACGTACGCCGACTACGCCTCGGCCGGCCGGCTCTACAAGGTCGACGAGCTGCTCTCCATCCCCGTCCAGGCCGGTTTCCTTCCTCAGCTCGCCGGCTCGGGCCAGGTGGGGCGGATCGCGTACGGGATGCCCTTCGCCGCGTCCACCCGCGTCCTCTTCTACAACAAGAAGCTCTTCGCCGAGGCGGGCATCGACAGCGCCCCACGCAGCTGGAGCGAACTGGCGGCCGATGCCGAGGCCCTCGACCAGGCGGGTACCAAGACCCCGTACGCGCTGCCGCTCGGGTCCGAGGAGGCACAGGCCGAGACCATGCAGTGGCTGCTCAGCGGCGGGGGCGGCTACACCGACGACGCCGGCACCTACCGGCTCGACTCCGACGACAACGTCCGGACCTTCACCTGGCTCAAGGACAACCTGGTCGGCAAGGGTCTCACCGGGCCCACCGCCCCCGCCGATCTCAACCGTGCCGACGCGTTCGCGGCGTTCGCGCGCGGTGAGGTCGGCATGCTCAACGGGCACCCCAGCCTGATGCGGATGGCCGCCGACCAGGGGATCGAGTACGGCACGGCCGCCATGCCGGGGCGCGACGAGCAGGAGCACGCCACCATGGGCGTCACCGACTGGATGATGGCCTTCAAGCAGAACGGCCACGGTGACGAGATCGGTGACTTCCTCGACTTCGTCTACAGCGACGAGAACGTTCTCGACTTCTCCCGTGAGTACGACCTGCTGCCGGTGACCGCGTCCGCGTCCGAGGAGATGGGCGCGGACAAGGACGACGCGGATCTCGGCCCCTTCCTCGAAGAGCTGCCCAACGCCGAGCTCTACCCCGTCGGCAAGACGTCCTGGGCGGACGTCAGCGCGGCGGTCAAGGAGCAGATCGGGCGGGCGGTGCGGCCCGGGGTGAAGCCGGGGGTCGTGCTGCAGCAGCTGCAGCAGACGGCGACGGTTGCGGATCGGGCGGGCTGA
- a CDS encoding ROK family protein, producing MRHVIALDVGGTGMKAALIGAGGELLHQARLATERERGPDAVVGSILDFAAELRAYGERRFDVPAAAAGVAVPGIVDSGRGVAVYAANLGWRDVPLRALLAERLGGVPVALGHDVRTGGLAEGRVGAGRGADRFLFVALGTGIAGAIGVDGRVEAGAHGFAGEIGHIVVRPGGIPCPCGQHGCLERFASAAAVSQAWAEASGDPGADAADCAKAVESGDPRAGAVWQHAVDALADGLVTALTLLDPRTLIIGGGLAEAGETLFTPLRTAVEHRVTFQKVPTIVPAALGDTAGCLGAGLMAWDLITTTDPTDPTDPTEPSEVTT from the coding sequence GTGAGACACGTCATCGCCCTCGATGTGGGCGGCACCGGGATGAAGGCCGCACTGATCGGGGCGGGCGGCGAGCTGCTGCACCAGGCGCGGCTCGCCACCGAGCGCGAGCGCGGGCCGGACGCCGTCGTCGGGTCGATCCTCGACTTCGCCGCCGAGTTGCGCGCGTACGGCGAGCGGCGCTTCGACGTGCCCGCGGCCGCCGCCGGGGTCGCCGTGCCCGGCATCGTCGACTCCGGCCGGGGCGTCGCCGTCTACGCCGCCAACCTCGGCTGGCGCGACGTCCCGTTGCGCGCGCTCCTCGCCGAGCGCCTCGGCGGTGTCCCGGTCGCCCTCGGCCACGATGTGCGCACCGGCGGGCTCGCGGAGGGGCGCGTGGGCGCGGGCCGGGGCGCGGACCGCTTTCTCTTCGTGGCGCTCGGCACCGGGATCGCCGGCGCGATCGGCGTCGACGGCCGGGTGGAGGCGGGCGCCCACGGCTTCGCGGGCGAGATCGGCCACATCGTCGTACGGCCCGGTGGCATCCCGTGTCCCTGCGGGCAGCACGGCTGTCTGGAACGGTTCGCCTCCGCGGCGGCCGTCAGCCAGGCCTGGGCGGAGGCCTCTGGCGACCCCGGGGCCGACGCGGCGGACTGCGCCAAGGCCGTCGAGTCGGGCGACCCGCGCGCCGGCGCCGTCTGGCAGCACGCCGTCGACGCCCTCGCCGACGGACTCGTCACCGCCCTCACCCTGCTCGACCCCCGCACCCTCATCATCGGTGGCGGCCTGGCGGAAGCCGGTGAAACCCTGTTCACACCGCTGCGCACCGCCGTCGAACACCGGGTCACCTTCCAGAAGGTGCCCACCATCGTCCCGGCCGCCCTGGGAGACACCGCGGGCTGCCTCGGCGCCGGCCTCATGGCCTGGGACCTCATCACCACCACGGACCCCACGGACCCCACGGACCCCACGGAACCTTCGGAGGTAACCACCTGA